A region of Roseobacter litoralis Och 149 DNA encodes the following proteins:
- a CDS encoding DUF6538 domain-containing protein → MSETISPTFTFVKDGVFYFSRRIPKELLRHYSSPRIAYSLRTRSGKIAEARARKAADQLDDYWFHLRTQEAKLPGKHMLRMGATGAVGSSSVPHVSLSSFVLLSEAVAIYLEQKGKGRPVTFHRAAERACGYVIDACGDKNLDVYTKADANKFRDALIARGLAGSSLTRVFGTVRAVTNFAASEQGLTLNNPFAGVYYDRTAGVSNRNPIPSDALGAVQTKCREIDDDLRWLVSLVSDTGMRLAEAAGLSKEDIITEEDGSLVVRVRHHPWRRLKTKGSERDVPLEGEARWAAQRILEHASSSQFAFPRYNKAETTNANAASAALNKWMKEYAPEGCTMHSFRHSMRDRLRAVECPADIVDQIGGWRTDGIGHGYGSGYPLEVLQKWMKAVT, encoded by the coding sequence ATGTCGGAGACCATTTCACCCACGTTCACCTTCGTAAAAGACGGTGTTTTCTACTTCAGTCGTCGCATCCCGAAAGAGCTGCTTCGCCACTATTCGTCGCCTCGGATCGCTTATTCGCTGCGTACAAGGTCAGGAAAGATCGCTGAAGCTCGCGCCAGAAAGGCAGCAGACCAGCTCGATGACTACTGGTTCCACCTCAGAACTCAAGAAGCAAAGCTGCCGGGAAAGCATATGCTGAGGATGGGAGCTACAGGTGCGGTAGGGTCTTCTTCTGTTCCACATGTAAGTTTGTCTTCATTTGTTTTGTTGTCAGAGGCTGTGGCGATATACCTTGAGCAGAAGGGCAAGGGCCGTCCGGTCACGTTCCACCGAGCCGCTGAGCGAGCGTGTGGCTATGTTATCGATGCCTGCGGTGACAAAAACCTCGATGTTTACACCAAGGCGGACGCAAACAAGTTCCGCGACGCACTGATTGCACGAGGCTTGGCAGGTAGCAGTTTGACCCGGGTCTTTGGCACAGTACGAGCCGTCACGAACTTTGCAGCGAGTGAGCAGGGTCTGACGCTGAACAATCCCTTTGCTGGGGTCTACTATGACCGGACTGCAGGGGTCTCAAATCGCAACCCGATCCCCTCAGACGCGCTTGGTGCCGTACAAACAAAGTGCCGGGAGATTGACGATGACCTTCGCTGGTTGGTTTCGTTGGTCTCAGATACCGGGATGCGTCTTGCTGAAGCTGCGGGGTTGAGCAAGGAAGACATCATCACCGAGGAAGATGGCTCACTCGTTGTTCGGGTCCGTCATCATCCGTGGCGGCGTCTCAAGACCAAAGGCAGCGAACGCGATGTCCCGCTTGAAGGTGAGGCGCGTTGGGCAGCACAGCGCATACTTGAACATGCCAGCTCTTCGCAGTTTGCCTTCCCGCGATACAACAAAGCGGAGACAACCAACGCGAACGCCGCCAGTGCCGCATTGAACAAATGGATGAAAGAGTACGCCCCGGAAGGATGCACCATGCACAGCTTTCGCCACTCTATGCGGGATCGCCTCAGAGCCGTCGAGTGTCCTGCTGACATCGTTGACCAGATCGGTGGCTGGCGCACGGACGGTATAGGCCACGGATACGGCTCAGGTTACCCGCTTGAGGTTCTCCAGAAGTGGATGAAGGCAGTCACTTGA
- a CDS encoding aminotransferase class I/II-fold pyridoxal phosphate-dependent enzyme gives MPTLPDFRLETHFAKWEFTAQYHLTASDAESISLRDLLAMASDEDRAAFEEMWLGYTETFGAPDLRARIAQTYEQQSADNILCFAGASEGIFAANSVLLDKDSHAIVVTPNYQSHETLPVTICSATGVPLDPDDGWSLDIDRVAAAIQPNTRLLTMNFPHNPTGAILARDRYDALIALCRKHGIYILHDEIFHGLGPSGTQFLPFVADVYERGLSLNVMSKSYGLPGLRIGWIASQDRDVLARMERLKHYLSICNSGPSERLAMIALANRRALLARNCAIVDENLPKWDAFFARYPDLFDWQHPDGSCMAYPRYKGAGGVDAFARDLVEQSGVLVLPSSIYASDIGPVPSDRFRIGLGRRGLDEGLAAFEAYLNRNDGPSLLTGD, from the coding sequence ATGCCCACGCTGCCAGATTTCCGCCTTGAGACCCATTTCGCCAAATGGGAGTTTACTGCGCAATACCACCTGACAGCTTCCGACGCGGAAAGCATCTCTTTGCGTGACCTTCTTGCTATGGCCTCGGATGAGGATCGTGCTGCGTTCGAAGAGATGTGGCTCGGATATACCGAAACCTTTGGCGCTCCGGATTTGCGCGCCCGGATTGCGCAGACCTATGAACAACAGTCGGCAGATAATATCCTGTGTTTTGCAGGTGCCAGTGAGGGTATTTTTGCCGCCAATTCCGTGCTGCTCGACAAGGACAGCCACGCCATTGTCGTGACCCCGAATTATCAGTCTCACGAGACGCTGCCGGTCACGATCTGCAGTGCCACCGGGGTCCCGCTTGACCCGGATGATGGCTGGTCATTGGACATCGACCGGGTGGCCGCTGCGATCCAACCAAACACCCGGCTTTTGACGATGAACTTTCCCCACAACCCGACGGGCGCGATCCTTGCACGGGATCGTTATGATGCGCTGATCGCGCTGTGTCGCAAACACGGCATTTACATTTTGCATGATGAAATTTTCCATGGGCTGGGGCCCAGTGGCACGCAGTTTTTGCCCTTTGTCGCGGATGTCTACGAACGCGGACTGTCTTTGAACGTGATGTCCAAATCATATGGGTTGCCGGGTTTGCGTATCGGCTGGATTGCATCGCAGGACCGCGACGTACTGGCGCGTATGGAACGGCTGAAGCACTATCTTTCGATCTGTAATTCAGGCCCCAGTGAAAGACTTGCGATGATCGCGCTGGCGAACCGGCGCGCGTTGCTGGCGCGGAACTGTGCCATAGTTGATGAAAACCTGCCGAAATGGGATGCATTTTTCGCGCGATACCCGGACCTGTTTGACTGGCAGCACCCGGATGGTTCCTGCATGGCGTACCCGCGCTACAAGGGAGCAGGTGGGGTCGACGCCTTTGCCCGCGATCTGGTGGAGCAAAGCGGTGTTCTTGTCCTGCCGAGTTCAATCTATGCATCCGACATCGGCCCTGTGCCGAGCGACCGGTTTCGAATCGGATTGGGCCGTCGCGGCTTGGACGAAGGACTGGCGGCGTTTGAGGCCTATCTCAACCGCAACGACGGGCCTTCATTGCTGACGGGCGATTGA
- a CDS encoding O-acetylhomoserine aminocarboxypropyltransferase/cysteine synthase family protein, whose translation MTDPKGPSYGFDTLQIHAGARPDPATGARQTPIYQTTGYVFRDTDHAAALFNLQEVGFIYSRLTNPTVSVLQERIATLEGGVGAACCSSGHAAQIMALFPLMGPGKNVVASTRLYGGTVTQFGHTIKRFGWECTFVDFDDLDAVKAAINDDTRAVFCEAIANPGGYITDLDAISKISDAAGIPLIVDNTSATPYLCRPIEHGATLVVHSTTKYLTGNGTVTGGCIVDSGKFDWSANDKFPSLSAPEPAYHGLKFHETFGPLAFTFHSIAIGLRDLGMTMNPQAAHYTLMGTETLSLRMDRHVENAEIITQWLEKDPRVDYVTYAGLPSSPYHERVKKICPKGAGGLFTFAIKGGYDACIKFVNALEVFSHVANLGDTRSIVTHSASTTHRQLTQEQQEAAGAGPGVVRISIGTESSEDLIADLDQALSKATS comes from the coding sequence ATGACAGACCCGAAAGGTCCGAGCTACGGCTTTGACACGTTACAAATTCATGCCGGCGCACGCCCGGACCCCGCAACAGGTGCACGCCAGACCCCTATTTATCAAACAACGGGCTATGTCTTTCGCGACACCGACCACGCGGCGGCACTGTTCAACCTGCAGGAAGTCGGCTTTATCTATTCGCGGCTGACCAACCCCACGGTATCCGTGCTGCAGGAAAGGATCGCGACGCTTGAAGGTGGTGTCGGCGCGGCCTGCTGCTCTTCGGGTCATGCCGCACAGATCATGGCACTGTTCCCCTTGATGGGGCCGGGTAAAAATGTCGTGGCATCAACCCGCCTTTACGGCGGAACCGTTACGCAGTTTGGCCATACGATCAAGCGTTTCGGATGGGAATGTACCTTTGTCGATTTCGACGACCTTGATGCCGTGAAGGCCGCAATCAACGACGACACGCGCGCGGTTTTCTGCGAGGCGATCGCCAATCCGGGCGGATATATCACCGACCTCGACGCCATTTCCAAAATCTCTGACGCGGCGGGCATTCCGCTGATTGTCGACAACACCTCGGCCACGCCATACCTGTGTCGCCCGATTGAACATGGCGCCACATTGGTTGTGCACTCCACCACCAAATACCTGACCGGCAACGGCACTGTCACAGGCGGGTGCATCGTGGATTCAGGCAAGTTCGACTGGTCTGCAAATGACAAATTCCCGTCGCTGAGCGCACCGGAACCGGCGTACCACGGGCTGAAGTTTCATGAAACTTTCGGGCCTTTGGCGTTCACCTTCCACTCGATTGCTATCGGTCTGCGCGACCTCGGGATGACCATGAACCCGCAGGCGGCGCATTACACATTGATGGGAACGGAAACCTTGTCACTGCGCATGGACCGCCACGTGGAAAACGCAGAGATCATCACGCAGTGGTTGGAAAAAGACCCGCGGGTCGACTACGTGACCTATGCCGGTCTGCCCTCGTCTCCTTACCACGAGCGCGTAAAAAAGATCTGTCCGAAGGGGGCTGGTGGCCTTTTCACATTCGCGATCAAGGGCGGCTATGATGCCTGCATTAAATTCGTGAACGCACTCGAAGTCTTCAGCCACGTGGCAAACTTGGGTGATACGAGATCGATCGTGACACACTCTGCCTCGACGACGCACCGCCAGCTGACCCAAGAGCAGCAAGAGGCGGCAGGGGCCGGACCCGGCGTCGTCCGGATTTCAATCGGGACCGAAAGTTCGGAAGATCTGATCGCCGATCTTGATCAGGCGCTCTCCAAAGCAACGAGCTGA
- a CDS encoding SIMPL domain-containing protein: MKNLIVALVFVLGTVPAVWADADRVITTTGQGVVEAVPDMATINLGVTNEARLAGDALRLTSDAVAAVLAQLNEAGIAPRDMQTQGVSLQPVWNRRNPENETPRITGFVARNTLTIRVRDLDTLGGILDRVVQDGANTFNGLQFSIQDPEPAIAAARQDAVKDAIAKAEQLAEAAGVALGPVQSISESGGGGRPVMMEMASARMASDVPVAAGEVSLTARVSMVFEILD; this comes from the coding sequence ATGAAAAATCTGATCGTGGCGCTTGTGTTCGTGCTGGGAACGGTCCCGGCGGTTTGGGCTGACGCTGATCGCGTTATCACCACGACGGGACAAGGCGTCGTTGAAGCGGTGCCTGACATGGCAACCATAAATCTGGGCGTCACCAACGAGGCACGTCTCGCAGGGGATGCATTGCGATTGACGTCGGATGCGGTTGCGGCTGTTCTTGCGCAGCTTAACGAGGCGGGTATCGCACCGCGTGATATGCAAACACAGGGTGTGTCGTTGCAACCCGTGTGGAACCGTCGCAACCCGGAAAATGAGACGCCCCGTATCACCGGCTTCGTGGCGCGAAATACGCTGACCATACGCGTGCGGGACCTCGATACACTTGGCGGCATTCTGGATCGCGTGGTTCAGGACGGGGCCAACACATTCAACGGATTGCAATTTTCCATACAGGACCCGGAGCCCGCCATTGCGGCTGCGCGTCAGGATGCCGTCAAGGATGCCATCGCCAAGGCCGAGCAATTGGCTGAGGCGGCTGGTGTCGCGTTGGGACCTGTGCAGTCCATATCGGAAAGCGGTGGCGGTGGCCGACCAGTGATGATGGAGATGGCCTCCGCGCGGATGGCATCGGATGTGCCTGTCGCTGCAGGAGAGGTGAGCCTGACAGCCCGGGTGTCCATGGTTTTTGAGATACTGGACTGA
- the hppD gene encoding 4-hydroxyphenylpyruvate dioxygenase, protein MGPFPHNAPKSLITDDNPVGTDGFEFVEFSHPEPEALRALFAQMGYAHVATHKTRQIELWQQGDITYVLNADPESFAAGFVQDHGPCAPSMGWRVANAQVAFDHAVSKGAVPYEGSGKVLDVPAIIGIGGSLLYFVDQYHDTSPYNAEYDWLQASKPAGVGFYYLDHLTHNVHKGNMDKWFRFYGDLFNFREVRFFDIAGKYTGLLSRALTSPCGRIRIPINEDRGEAGQIVSYLKKYKGEGIQHIAVGARDIYDSTDAIAARGVKFMPGPPDSYYALSHERVVGHDEPIDRMKAHGILIDGEGVVDGNETKILLQIFSKTVIGPIFFEFIQRKGDDGFGEGNFKALFESIEQEQIDSGEIAAE, encoded by the coding sequence ATGGGCCCTTTCCCGCACAATGCACCGAAATCACTAATCACGGATGACAATCCGGTTGGCACAGATGGGTTTGAGTTTGTGGAGTTTTCGCACCCTGAACCTGAAGCACTGCGCGCACTATTTGCGCAGATGGGCTATGCGCATGTTGCGACCCACAAAACGCGGCAGATCGAGCTTTGGCAGCAGGGCGACATCACCTATGTGCTGAACGCGGACCCCGAGAGCTTTGCGGCCGGGTTTGTGCAGGATCACGGCCCCTGTGCGCCGTCCATGGGGTGGCGCGTGGCAAATGCGCAGGTCGCGTTTGATCATGCCGTATCAAAAGGGGCTGTGCCGTATGAGGGCAGTGGCAAGGTGCTGGATGTGCCCGCGATCATTGGGATCGGCGGGTCACTGTTGTATTTTGTCGACCAATATCATGACACCAGCCCCTATAACGCAGAATATGACTGGCTGCAGGCTTCAAAACCTGCGGGTGTCGGGTTCTATTATCTCGATCACCTGACGCATAATGTGCATAAGGGCAATATGGACAAATGGTTCCGCTTTTACGGCGATCTGTTCAATTTCCGCGAAGTCCGGTTCTTTGATATTGCAGGGAAATATACCGGCCTGCTGAGCCGGGCCCTGACATCCCCTTGCGGGCGCATCCGCATTCCGATCAATGAAGATCGGGGGGAGGCCGGGCAGATTGTCTCCTACCTCAAAAAGTACAAAGGTGAGGGCATTCAGCACATCGCAGTTGGCGCGCGCGATATCTATGACAGCACAGATGCGATTGCCGCGCGCGGTGTGAAATTTATGCCCGGACCCCCCGATAGCTATTACGCCCTGAGCCACGAGCGCGTCGTCGGCCATGATGAGCCGATTGATAGAATGAAGGCGCATGGCATCCTGATTGATGGCGAAGGGGTCGTTGATGGCAATGAAACCAAGATCCTGCTTCAGATATTTTCTAAAACCGTGATCGGCCCGATCTTTTTCGAGTTCATTCAGCGCAAGGGCGATGATGGGTTCGGCGAGGGCAATTTCAAAGCCCTCTTTGAAAGCATCGAGCAAGAGCAGATCGACAGCGGAGAGATCGCCGCAGAATAA
- a CDS encoding Lrp/AsnC family transcriptional regulator — MLDSIDLKLLAALQRDAQLTAQQLGDLLHLSNSQAGRRRQRLENEGYIKSYVARLDPRQLGLQVQGFVQVHLASHGVEHSNAFARLINTTPQIIDAWTMTGDADYLLRVYCTDLPDFNRLIQDVLLFHPTISRVHSQIVMDQLKIDGPLPT; from the coding sequence ATGCTGGACAGCATTGACTTGAAACTTTTGGCCGCCCTGCAACGCGACGCGCAGTTGACGGCACAGCAATTGGGTGACCTGTTGCATCTGTCGAACAGTCAGGCAGGCCGACGCCGTCAGCGGCTGGAGAACGAAGGCTACATCAAATCCTATGTTGCGCGTTTGGATCCGCGGCAGCTTGGGCTACAGGTACAAGGGTTTGTGCAAGTGCATCTCGCCAGCCATGGCGTGGAGCATTCAAACGCTTTTGCGCGGCTGATCAACACGACCCCGCAGATCATTGATGCGTGGACAATGACCGGGGATGCAGATTACCTGTTACGCGTCTACTGCACCGATTTGCCAGATTTTAACCGCTTAATACAGGATGTTTTACTATTTCACCCTACCATTTCACGCGTGCACAGCCAGATCGTGATGGATCAATTGAAAATCGACGGTCCGCTGCCAACCTGA
- a CDS encoding monovalent cation:proton antiporter-2 (CPA2) family protein, with product MEGFLYQASIYLAAAVIAVPIAARLGLGSVLGYIAAGIIIGPVLGLVGAETQDLQHFAEFGVVVMLFLIGLELEPRALWDMRNRLLGLGGLQVVLSTLALMGIAMAYDQPWGVALAIGLSLSLSSTAIVLQTLSEKGLMQTNGGRNVFSVLLAQDIAVIPMLAFLPLLVVTIPVQIAQDGSIILTAGTHAAGDAHHSLSLVEGLPAWGVTLVTIGAIAAVIFAGVYLTRPLFRFIHAARLREMYTALALLIVVGISFLMTLVGLSPALGAFLAGVVLANSEFRHELETDLEPFKGLLLGLFFITVGAGINFPLLFDNTPAILSMALLVIIVKGLILFALGWAFKLKGRDQWLFALGLAQAGEFGFVLTSFSVQQNVIPLEIAETLLLVISLSMLITPLLFIIYDILSRRMEEQVEQLPDDEIDEEGPVIIAGIGRFGQIVNRLVQANGFKTVVLDQDMETIAVMRRFGYKGFLGDPTRPDILRAAGIENAKVLVVAMDSPEAAIKLVKYARSIRPDLHIIARARDRTFVYRLFQAGASDIVREMFDSSLRAGRYVLENVGLSEFEAAEAERVFYHHDRKTIRQLADLWDPSRPASQNPAYVARAKELQKELETAILSRSISAKDTDG from the coding sequence ATGGAAGGCTTCCTCTATCAGGCGTCCATCTATCTGGCCGCAGCCGTGATTGCCGTTCCAATTGCAGCACGCTTGGGGTTGGGCTCGGTTCTGGGGTACATCGCGGCGGGTATTATTATCGGCCCGGTCCTTGGGCTGGTGGGCGCAGAAACGCAGGACTTGCAACACTTTGCCGAGTTTGGCGTCGTTGTGATGCTCTTTCTGATCGGCCTCGAACTTGAGCCGCGCGCACTGTGGGACATGCGCAACCGGTTGCTCGGCCTCGGGGGTCTGCAAGTGGTGCTGAGTACGCTCGCGCTGATGGGGATCGCCATGGCCTATGACCAGCCGTGGGGCGTGGCACTGGCCATCGGGCTAAGCCTGTCGCTCAGTTCGACCGCGATTGTGCTGCAGACCCTGTCAGAAAAGGGCCTGATGCAGACAAATGGGGGCCGCAATGTCTTTTCCGTGCTGCTGGCACAGGATATTGCGGTCATCCCGATGCTGGCTTTCTTGCCATTGCTTGTCGTCACGATACCCGTGCAGATTGCGCAGGATGGGTCGATCATACTGACCGCAGGCACTCATGCCGCCGGCGACGCACACCATTCCCTGTCACTGGTCGAAGGGTTGCCCGCCTGGGGTGTCACGCTGGTGACGATCGGTGCCATTGCCGCCGTCATCTTTGCGGGCGTCTATCTGACGCGTCCCCTCTTTCGCTTTATTCACGCCGCGCGCCTGCGCGAGATGTACACCGCCTTGGCGCTTTTGATTGTCGTGGGCATTTCATTTCTGATGACGCTTGTGGGACTGTCCCCGGCACTTGGTGCATTTTTGGCGGGCGTGGTTCTGGCGAACTCAGAATTTCGCCATGAGCTTGAGACCGACCTTGAGCCGTTCAAGGGTCTGCTGCTGGGTCTGTTTTTCATTACGGTAGGTGCGGGGATCAACTTCCCGCTGCTTTTTGACAATACGCCCGCCATCCTTTCGATGGCGCTCTTGGTCATCATCGTCAAAGGCCTGATCTTGTTTGCTCTCGGATGGGCCTTCAAGCTCAAGGGACGTGATCAGTGGCTCTTTGCCCTCGGGCTGGCGCAGGCGGGCGAATTCGGGTTCGTACTGACGTCTTTTTCGGTGCAGCAAAACGTTATCCCGCTGGAGATTGCGGAAACGCTGCTGCTGGTCATCTCGCTTTCCATGCTGATCACGCCACTGCTCTTTATCATCTACGATATCCTTTCCCGCCGCATGGAAGAACAGGTCGAGCAGCTTCCCGACGATGAGATCGACGAAGAAGGGCCCGTCATCATCGCCGGAATTGGACGCTTTGGTCAGATCGTCAATCGACTGGTTCAGGCAAACGGGTTCAAAACCGTTGTATTGGATCAGGATATGGAAACCATCGCCGTCATGCGCCGCTTTGGATACAAAGGGTTTCTAGGAGATCCCACCCGACCCGATATTCTGCGCGCTGCCGGGATCGAAAATGCCAAGGTGTTGGTTGTGGCGATGGACAGCCCTGAAGCCGCGATAAAACTGGTCAAATATGCACGCAGCATCAGGCCGGATTTGCATATCATCGCGCGGGCCCGTGACCGCACGTTTGTCTATCGCCTGTTTCAGGCCGGGGCGAGCGATATTGTGCGCGAGATGTTTGACAGCTCACTCCGGGCGGGTCGGTATGTCTTGGAAAACGTGGGCTTAAGCGAGTTTGAAGCCGCAGAAGCCGAGCGTGTATTTTACCATCATGACCGTAAAACGATACGGCAATTGGCCGATCTTTGGGACCCATCGCGACCTGCCAGCCAAAATCCGGCCTATGTCGCGCGCGCCAAAGAGCTGCAAAAAGAGCTGGAAACTGCCATATTGAGCCGCTCAATTTCCGCAAAAGACACCGACGGGTGA
- the cobT gene encoding nicotinate-nucleotide--dimethylbenzimidazole phosphoribosyltransferase: protein MTAAFSTLDEVRDMLRALPESDAKSFDAAAARNGQLTKPPGALGRLEDLAIWYAGWRGVATPKIEAPQIIVFAGNHGIAAQGVSAFPAEVTAQMVLNFQHGGAAINQLAATFGAKLDVHALTLEQPTADFTQAPAMSEAEVIDALRTGWQAVDETADVLIVGEMGIGNTTCAAALAAACFGGVPADWVGRGTGVDDAGLAIKQRIVAEGLARHATAHDGLEKLRCLGGREVAAMAGAILRARLLRIPVLLDGFICCAAAGSLMHTAPDALAHCVAGHLSAEGSHDRLLNVLRKEPLLSLGLRLGEASGAALSLGVLQGAVACLSGMATFAEAGVAAG from the coding sequence ATGACGGCTGCTTTTTCCACACTTGATGAGGTCCGTGATATGCTCCGCGCGCTCCCCGAAAGCGACGCCAAGAGTTTTGATGCAGCGGCTGCGCGCAACGGTCAATTGACCAAGCCCCCCGGTGCCTTGGGTCGTTTGGAAGATCTGGCGATCTGGTATGCCGGCTGGCGCGGTGTCGCGACGCCCAAGATCGAGGCTCCGCAGATCATTGTTTTTGCTGGCAACCACGGCATCGCGGCACAAGGTGTGTCGGCCTTTCCGGCGGAAGTGACGGCACAGATGGTGCTGAATTTCCAGCATGGTGGGGCGGCGATCAACCAGTTGGCGGCGACATTCGGCGCTAAGTTGGATGTGCACGCGCTGACACTTGAGCAACCCACGGCGGATTTCACCCAAGCCCCGGCGATGTCCGAGGCTGAGGTGATCGACGCGCTGCGTACGGGTTGGCAGGCGGTTGATGAGACGGCTGATGTGTTGATCGTCGGTGAGATGGGGATCGGCAACACGACTTGTGCGGCCGCGCTTGCAGCGGCCTGTTTTGGCGGCGTGCCTGCCGACTGGGTGGGGCGCGGCACGGGGGTCGATGACGCGGGGTTGGCCATCAAGCAACGGATTGTGGCCGAAGGTCTGGCGCGGCACGCAACGGCGCATGACGGTCTGGAGAAGCTGCGCTGTCTGGGCGGGCGCGAAGTCGCCGCGATGGCGGGGGCCATCCTGCGGGCGCGCCTGTTGCGTATTCCGGTGTTGCTCGATGGTTTCATTTGCTGTGCGGCGGCGGGCAGTCTGATGCATACGGCACCGGATGCGCTGGCGCATTGTGTGGCGGGTCATTTGAGCGCTGAGGGATCGCATGACCGGCTGCTGAATGTGCTTAGGAAAGAACCGCTGCTGTCGTTAGGCTTGCGCCTTGGGGAGGCATCCGGGGCGGCGTTATCCTTGGGGGTATTGCAGGGGGCCGTTGCCTGTCTCAGCGGCATGGCAACATTTGCCGAAGCAGGTGTCGCCGCCGGTTGA
- the cobS gene encoding adenosylcobinamide-GDP ribazoletransferase, whose translation MKSDMIPSFMRDIGVAFCLLTRLPMPALPTAAFERGARSVWAYPLVGATLGMIAGGVGAAALFLGMPAGIAAGLTLAALILTTGGMHEDGLADTADGFWGGFDRDRRLEIMKDSQIGTYGTLSLIVTSGLRWAALAVLLPTGIAPVVAAACLSRAAMPVMMHYVPHARGDGLSQSVGRPALRVVLLGLFIAVSVGAVLMGPVILPALLVVVGVVLAAAKLAHHKIGGQTGDVLGATQLVAELLILLTFIMALS comes from the coding sequence ATGAAATCCGACATGATCCCGTCTTTCATGCGCGACATCGGGGTTGCTTTTTGCCTGCTGACGCGTCTGCCCATGCCCGCCCTGCCAACCGCTGCATTTGAGCGGGGCGCGCGCAGCGTCTGGGCCTATCCGCTTGTCGGGGCAACGCTTGGAATGATCGCGGGCGGCGTTGGCGCGGCGGCGCTATTTCTGGGCATGCCTGCAGGCATTGCAGCGGGTCTGACACTCGCAGCCTTGATCCTGACGACCGGCGGGATGCACGAAGATGGCCTCGCCGACACGGCGGACGGCTTCTGGGGCGGGTTTGATCGCGACCGTCGTCTGGAGATCATGAAAGACAGCCAGATCGGAACCTATGGCACCCTGTCATTGATCGTCACAAGCGGGCTGCGGTGGGCTGCTCTGGCCGTTCTCCTGCCCACAGGGATCGCGCCTGTCGTCGCTGCCGCCTGTTTGTCACGCGCAGCGATGCCCGTGATGATGCATTATGTGCCACATGCACGCGGGGATGGATTGTCACAAAGCGTTGGGCGACCCGCCTTGCGCGTTGTGCTGTTAGGCCTGTTCATTGCAGTGTCGGTTGGTGCGGTTTTGATGGGGCCTGTGATCCTGCCGGCACTCTTGGTCGTTGTGGGAGTTGTGCTGGCAGCCGCCAAACTCGCACATCATAAAATCGGTGGTCAGACAGGCGATGTTCTGGGGGCGACGCAGCTGGTCGCCGAACTGCTGATCTTGCTGACCTTTATCATGGCGCTGTCGTAA
- a CDS encoding CarD family transcriptional regulator — protein sequence MTKSKKLDFRPNEFVVYPAHGVGQILSIEEQEVAGISLELFVISFEKDKMTLRVPTHKATEIGMRALSSPDVISHAMRTLKGKAKVKRAMWSRRAQEYEQKINSGDLIAIAEVVRDLHRTDDQREQSYSERQLYEAALERLTREVAAVSGGDELAASKQVGDVLESRVAA from the coding sequence ATGACAAAATCGAAGAAACTTGATTTCCGCCCGAATGAATTCGTCGTCTACCCAGCCCACGGTGTGGGCCAGATACTCTCGATTGAAGAGCAGGAAGTCGCGGGTATCTCCCTTGAGCTTTTTGTGATTTCTTTTGAGAAAGACAAGATGACGCTGCGGGTGCCGACGCATAAGGCGACGGAAATCGGCATGCGCGCGCTAAGCAGTCCGGATGTGATCTCGCATGCGATGCGGACGCTCAAGGGCAAGGCCAAGGTCAAACGCGCCATGTGGTCGCGCCGCGCACAGGAATACGAGCAAAAGATCAATTCCGGTGATCTGATTGCCATCGCCGAAGTGGTGCGCGATTTGCATCGCACCGACGATCAACGCGAACAGAGCTATTCCGAGCGCCAGCTTTACGAAGCAGCGCTTGAGCGTCTGACCCGTGAGGTTGCAGCCGTGAGCGGTGGTGATGAGCTTGCCGCCTCTAAACAGGTCGGTGACGTTTTGGAAAGCCGCGTCGCTGCCTGA
- the fdxA gene encoding ferredoxin FdxA has product MTYIVNDSCISCKYTDCVEVCPVDCFYEGENMLVIHPDECIDCGVCEPECPADAIRPDTEPDMEKWVEFNRKYSELWPVIITKKDPLPTAEERDGETGKLEKYFSENPGEGG; this is encoded by the coding sequence ATGACCTATATCGTGAACGACAGCTGCATTTCGTGCAAGTACACCGACTGCGTCGAAGTGTGCCCGGTTGACTGTTTTTACGAAGGTGAAAACATGCTCGTTATTCATCCCGATGAATGTATCGACTGCGGTGTGTGTGAGCCCGAATGTCCAGCGGACGCGATACGTCCTGACACCGAACCGGATATGGAGAAATGGGTCGAGTTTAACCGCAAATACTCGGAACTCTGGCCGGTGATTATCACCAAGAAAGATCCGCTGCCGACCGCAGAAGAGCGCGATGGTGAGACCGGAAAGCTCGAAAAATACTTCTCCGAAAACCCGGGCGAGGGCGGCTGA